From one Anopheles stephensi strain Indian unplaced genomic scaffold, UCI_ANSTEP_V1.0 ucontig69, whole genome shotgun sequence genomic stretch:
- the LOC118517210 gene encoding elongation of very long chain fatty acids protein-like, translated as MNPDVISEPTSNGIMDRVVKFFVDNQDERTKEWFLSGSITPLIMILVTYLYFCLYAGPRYMAKRKPFKLENVLIAYNAVQVLLSIVLVYEGIEGGWRKHYNYSCQPVDYSRNPVAMRMARAVWMYYMCKVVELLDTVFFVLRKKQNQVSFLHVYHHTLMPVCGFIGVKYFAGGHGTLLGVINSFIHVCMYAYYMLAAMGPKVQKYLWWKRYLTVMQIVQFIIVFFHTVQVQFQPTCGYPKSIAALLTLNAGLFIYMFSSFYVHSYIRKSNSASKRIAKTGEENNNQLECKPKDAVQANTRSAVEATGEVKKDL; from the exons ATGAATCCCGACGTCATAAGTGAACCGACCAGCAACGGTATAATGGACCGTGTGGTGAAATTTTTCGTTGATAATcaag ATGAGCGCACCAAGGAGTGGTTCCTGTCCGGATCGATCACCCCCCTGATCATGATCCTCGTGACGTACCTGTACTTCTGCCTGTACGCTGGTCCTCGCTATATGGCGAAGCGAAAGCCCTTCAAGCTGGAGAATGTGCTGATTGCGTACAACGCGGTGCAGGTGCTGCTCAGCATTGTGCTAGTGTACGAA GGAATTGAAGGCGGTTGGAGGAAACATTACAATTACTCCTGCCAACCCGTGGACTACAGCCGGAACCCGGTAGCAATGAGG ATGGCTCGTGCCGTTTGGATGTACTACATGTGCAAGGTCGTGGAGCTGCTCGACACGGTGTTCTTTGTACTGCGGAAGAAACAGAACCAGGTTTCGTTCCTGCACGTCTACCACCACACCCTGATGCCGGTCTGTGGCTTCATTGGCGTCAAGTACTTTGCCG GGGGTCACGGTACGCTGTTGGGCGTCATCAACTCGTTCATCCATGTCTGCATGTACGCGTACTACATGTTGGCCGCTATGGGCCCTAAG GTTCAAAAGTATCTGTGGTGGAAGCGTTATCTGACTGTGATGCAGATC GTCCAGTTCATTATCGTGTTCTTCCACACCGTGCAAGTGCAGTTCCAGCCAACCTGTGGCTATCCGAAATCAATCGCCGCCCTGCTCACACTGAACGCCGGCCTGTTCATCTACATGTTCAGCTCGTTCTACGTGCACTCGTACATCCGCAAATCAAACTCGGCCTCAAAGCGTATCGCAAAGACCGGCGAGGAGAACAACAACCAGTTGGAGTGCAAACCAAAGGACGCCGTCCAGGCGAACACGCGGTCGGCCGTCGAGGCGACGGGCGAGGTTAAGAAGGACCTGTAG
- the LOC118517208 gene encoding dermokine-like, giving the protein MIRPILPILAYMSVLSSTYSLHMARDAYIKPPPPPPPAQLLDDLDDMSELLAENGVDLMRPMMATVHQKTHSTTNGGGGVGGGSGSIISSNNGAVALGTINHVTSNELPELSPPPAHLPTGLRHGPIGPLVGQPPRGLQELFGVQANFDIRAAQQQLSHGPNGATSSFDVNQSSSSSSSSSSGMDDRDDDNGEGGGGRGDRDDDINGAVAGGSGGQGNANLQRSASSSKRASPTGGRNKMMADSGQDGGSSSSGLPSIPHGIANQMMLRSTRGQRQYDVPQI; this is encoded by the coding sequence ATGATCCGACCGATTCTACCGATACTGGCGTACATGAGCGTGCTCTCGAGTACGTACTCGCTGCACATGGCACGCGATGCTTACATCaagccaccgccgccaccgccacccgcCCAGCTGCTCGACGACCTGGACGACATGTCGGAGCTGCTGGCCGAAAACGGTGTCGACCTGATGCGGCCCATGATGGCCACGGTTCACCAGAAGACACACAGCACCACCAACGGTGGAGGTGGTGTTGGCGGTGGCAGTGgaagcatcatcagcagtaACAATGGTGCGGTCGCGTTAGGCACCATCAACCACGTGACGAGCAATGAGCTGCCCGAGCTGAGCCCACCGCCGGCCCATCTGCCGACGGGGTTACGCCACGGCCCGATCGGGCCACTTGTTGGGCAGCCACCGCGTGGTCTGCAGGAACTGTTCGGTGTGCAGGCCAACTTTGACATACGAGCTGCGCAGCAACAACTGTCCCACGGTCCGAACGGTGCGACATCCTCCTTCGACGTCAATcagtcctcctcctcctcatcctcctcctcgaGCGGCATGGACGATCGGGATGATGATAATggtgaaggtggtggtgggagaGGCGATAGGGATGACGACATCAACGGAGCAGTcgctggtggtagtggtggacAGGGCAATGCTAATCTACAGCGGTCGGCGTCGAGCAGCAAGCGGGCGTCACCGACCGGCGGTCGCAATAAGATGATGGCCGACTCTGGGCAAgatggtggcagcagcagtagcggtCTGCCATCAATCCCGCACGGCATCGCGAACCAAATGATGCTGCGCAGTACACGCGGCCAGCGGCAATACGATGTACCGCAAATTG